The Halomicronema hongdechloris C2206 genome includes a window with the following:
- a CDS encoding two-partner secretion domain-containing protein: MAALPVAFLVSPAATAQSVVFDGRFSNQPLGNGPIYNILAGHGRFSADGQSLFYSFDRFSLLNGETANFADGGAQNIISRVTGNLQSSIAGTINAGANFYFINPNGITFGDGATVNIAGAFVASTADSIFFDAAGQFSASQPDQFDNSLLTITGDPSGFSYSQTAPAPIRVDGLIGNPGRSILLAGGDVMVNGLVRARGGLIEITGLAVPGTVEIIPNSPLGVEIDVADSATRSDITLSNGTLDVSIDNAFVTFAGGSIGIKGDNIDLLNNSAICAGIGAASDCNGDKFPSNPVNGGEAGNILLDATGRMRLLEESAVVNRIEFAASGNNISNIFDATDPFGSILVNAGSLEIDGINSLISATSRGTEGNAGLVIINVETDVSISGGTITDPLFDIPGGLYSQIAPGTEGNAGGIIVRASSLKFLDNALITSRSSGQGNAGEVQLLVPNILIDSADVISTIGPGGTGEAGNILIQSDTLRLTNGAEVSTSLEGTSTGTNFFAGNLVDAIISGNFEDVVASVLVFSDSVTIENGSSVTASATGTGNSGGIFMLADGDILLRNQGAITSEVGPGNNAISGAILLFSERLGLSNGSKISVENQSANLAGAILARARVIGLARNSAISAETNAQVATVSGLEGSIFLNGEFLSLSLNSNIRTDASGLGDGGDIQLNITNTVYASPSRDSNITANATGTGGNIVFPATLLLRNIAPRSDDFPDSNDITASGQFSDGTISFQSGTQDVNPVRESVTLPNDLVDASSLIAQGCAAGNLRAAQEIGELVVTGRGGLPPSPSEQVSEADILTELAERPRVEGRSQDSATTAVAAAPAVTPVVEAQGWHYREDGDIVLTAQATGAVPTAPAFASLGCDDW; the protein is encoded by the coding sequence ATGGCAGCCTTGCCCGTTGCCTTCCTGGTTTCACCTGCTGCCACAGCGCAAAGTGTCGTCTTCGACGGCCGCTTCTCTAATCAGCCCCTGGGCAATGGTCCGATATATAACATTCTGGCTGGCCATGGTCGCTTTTCAGCCGATGGCCAGAGCCTCTTCTATAGCTTTGACCGCTTTTCCCTGCTGAATGGTGAAACGGCAAATTTTGCCGATGGCGGAGCCCAAAACATCATCTCTCGCGTCACCGGAAATCTGCAGTCCTCTATTGCCGGCACCATCAATGCCGGGGCCAATTTTTACTTTATTAATCCCAACGGGATTACATTTGGTGATGGTGCAACGGTCAATATCGCTGGTGCCTTTGTCGCCTCTACCGCCGACAGCATTTTTTTCGATGCAGCAGGGCAATTCAGCGCTAGCCAGCCTGATCAATTTGATAATAGTTTACTGACGATCACGGGAGACCCCAGTGGCTTTTCCTACAGCCAAACTGCCCCGGCGCCAATTCGGGTAGATGGATTGATCGGCAATCCCGGACGATCCATTTTGTTGGCCGGTGGAGACGTGATGGTGAATGGATTGGTCAGGGCGAGGGGGGGGCTGATTGAGATTACCGGGCTTGCGGTCCCTGGCACCGTTGAGATTATTCCCAATTCTCCGTTGGGCGTGGAAATTGATGTTGCAGATAGTGCCACCCGCTCCGATATCACTTTAAGTAATGGTACCTTAGACGTTTCCATTGACAATGCCTTCGTCACCTTTGCAGGAGGCAGTATCGGCATCAAGGGTGACAACATCGACTTGCTGAATAATAGTGCTATTTGTGCTGGCATAGGGGCCGCTTCTGATTGTAATGGAGATAAATTTCCAAGCAATCCAGTTAATGGTGGGGAGGCAGGCAATATCCTGCTGGATGCAACAGGACGCATGCGGCTGCTGGAAGAAAGTGCAGTTGTCAATCGAATAGAATTCGCCGCTTCTGGCAATAATATCAGTAACATTTTTGATGCTACAGATCCCTTTGGCTCGATTCTCGTTAATGCGGGATCCCTTGAAATTGATGGGATAAATTCACTGATTAGTGCCACTTCGCGGGGGACAGAGGGAAATGCTGGGCTAGTTATCATCAATGTTGAAACAGACGTTTCGATTTCCGGCGGTACGATTACGGATCCACTTTTTGACATACCTGGAGGTCTCTATAGTCAGATAGCACCAGGTACTGAGGGTAACGCTGGTGGAATCATTGTTCGTGCTAGTTCTTTGAAGTTTCTAGACAATGCCTTGATAACCAGTCGTAGTTCTGGTCAGGGAAATGCCGGTGAGGTTCAATTGCTTGTTCCTAATATTTTGATAGATAGCGCCGATGTGATTTCCACAATCGGTCCAGGTGGCACCGGTGAAGCCGGTAATATTCTGATCCAATCGGATACTTTAAGGCTAACTAATGGAGCGGAAGTATCTACCAGCCTGGAGGGCACCAGCACGGGTACCAATTTCTTCGCGGGCAATCTGGTGGATGCCATCATCTCAGGTAATTTCGAGGATGTGGTGGCGTCCGTCTTGGTATTCTCTGATTCGGTGACCATCGAAAATGGTTCATCGGTGACAGCCAGTGCCACGGGCACTGGCAATAGTGGCGGCATTTTCATGCTGGCTGATGGTGATATTCTTTTGAGAAATCAGGGGGCTATCACCAGTGAAGTGGGACCTGGAAATAATGCCATCAGTGGTGCTATTTTACTGTTCTCAGAACGATTAGGGCTCTCTAATGGCTCTAAGATTAGTGTCGAAAATCAGTCGGCTAACTTAGCCGGGGCGATTTTAGCCAGGGCTCGGGTAATTGGCTTGGCCAGGAACAGTGCAATTAGTGCCGAGACCAATGCCCAAGTGGCGACGGTCTCTGGATTAGAGGGGTCCATTTTCTTGAATGGAGAATTTTTATCCCTGTCGCTGAACAGCAATATTCGCACCGATGCCAGCGGATTAGGGGATGGCGGTGACATTCAGCTGAACATCACCAATACCGTCTATGCCTCGCCCTCGCGAGACAGTAATATCACCGCCAATGCCACCGGTACCGGTGGCAATATCGTCTTCCCAGCAACACTGTTGTTGCGCAACATCGCTCCTCGCTCAGATGACTTCCCCGACTCTAATGACATCACCGCCAGCGGTCAGTTTAGTGATGGCACCATTTCCTTTCAATCAGGCACCCAGGATGTGAATCCGGTGCGGGAGTCGGTGACGTTGCCTAATGATTTAGTCGATGCCTCTAGTCTGATTGCCCAGGGTTGTGCCGCCGGCAATTTGCGGGCGGCCCAGGAGATTGGAGAACTGGTGGTGACCGGGCGGGGCGGGTTGCCGCCGAGCCCCTCTGAACAGGTGAGCGAGGCCGACATTCTCACCGAGTTGGCGGAGCGTCCTAGGGTGGAAGGGCGCTCCCAGGATTCGGCAACGACAGCGGTGGCGGCGGCTCCTGCGGTCACCCCCGTGGTGGAAGCCCAGGGCTGGCACTACCGCGAGGACGGCGACATCGTGTTGACGGCCCAGGCCACTGGGGCAGTGCCCACGGCTCCGGCCTTTGCTTCCTTGGGGTGTGATGATTGGTAA